A genomic segment from Saimiri boliviensis isolate mSaiBol1 chromosome 14, mSaiBol1.pri, whole genome shotgun sequence encodes:
- the IGLON5 gene encoding igLON family member 5 — MPPPAPGARLRLLAAAALAGLAVISRGLLSQSLEFNSPADNYTVCEGDNATLSCFIDEHVTRVAWLNRSNILYAGNDRWTSDPRVRLLINTPEEFSILITEVGLGDEGLYTCSFQTRHQPFTTQVYLIVHVPARIVNISSPVTVNEGGNVNLLCLAVGRPEPTVTWRQLRDGFTSEGEILEISDIQRGQAGEYECVTHNGVNSAPDSRRVLVTVNYPPTITDVTSARTALGRAALLRCEAMAVPPADFQWYKDDRLLSSGTAEGLKVQTERTRSMLLFANVSARHYGNYTCRAANRLGASSASMRLLRPGSLENSAPRPPGPLALLSALGWLWWRM, encoded by the exons ATGCCCCCCCCTGCGCCCGGGGCCCGGCTCCGGCTTCTCGCCGCCGCCGCCCTGGCCGGCTTGGCCGTCATCAGCCGAG GGCTGCTCTCCCAGAGCCTGGAGTTCAACTCTCCTGCCGACAACTACACAGTGTGTGAAGGCGACAACGCTACCCTCAG CTGCTTCATTGATGAGCATGTGACCCGCGTGGCCTGGCTGAACCGCTCCAACATCCTGTACGCTGGCAACGACCGCTGGACCAGCGACCCGCGGGTGCGGCTGCTCATCAACACCCCCGAGGAGTTCTCCATCCTTATCACCGAGGTGGGACTCGGTGATGAGGGCCTCTACACCTGCTCCTTCCAGACCCGCCACCAGCCGTTCACCACTCAGGTCTACCTCATCGTCCACG TCCCTGCCCGCATTGTGAACATCTCGTCGCCTGTGACGGTGAATGAGGGGGGCAATGTGAACCTGCTTTGCCTGGCTGTGGGGCGGCCAGAGCCCACGGTCACCTGGAGACAGCTCCGAG ACGGCTTCACCTCGGAGGGAGAGATCCTGGAGATCTCTGACATCCAGCGGGGCCAGGCCGGGGAGTATGAGTGTGTGACTCACAACGGGGTTAACTCGGCGCCCGACAGCCGCCGCGTGCTGGTCACAGTCAACT ATCCTCCGACCATCACGGACGTGACCAGCGCCCGCACAGCTCTGGGCCGGGCCGCCCTCCTGCGCTGCGAAGCCATGGCGGTGCCCCCCGCGGATTTCCAGTGGTACAAGGACGACAGACT GCTGAGCAGTGGAACGGCCGAGGGCCTGAAGGTGCAGACGGAGCGCACCCGCTCGATGCTTCTTTTCGCCAACGTGAGCGCCCGGCATTACGGCAACTACACGTGTCGCGCCGCCAACCGGTTGGGAGCGTCCAGCGCCTCCATGCGGCTGTTGC GCCCAGGATCCCTGGAGAACTCAGCCCCGAGGCCCCCAGGGCCCCTGGCCCTCCTCTCCGCCCTGGGCTGGCTGTGGTGGAGAATGTAG